From the Methanobacterium sp. genome, one window contains:
- a CDS encoding M23 family metallopeptidase: protein MVLNSPGTKIPSHGTDVLGQIYAFDFLQVDWSHKPLKFYKKSILDYFLGKVHLNDCYCYGKPIYAPISGTVVEALDGYPERDPVQPFHDISVAFKNAWFFDPKKQSLQEVAGNFVIIQGNEACAVLAHMKKDSIKVQKGDEIKSGDLVGNVGHSGNSTAPHLHFHLMDSPDPTIAKGVPCCFSEYELYHKGYWVNRVNRIPKNKDRIRF from the coding sequence ATGGTCTTAAATAGCCCTGGCACTAAAATTCCAAGCCATGGCACAGATGTCCTTGGACAAATCTATGCCTTCGACTTTTTACAGGTTGATTGGAGCCATAAACCTCTTAAATTCTACAAAAAAAGCATTTTAGATTATTTTTTAGGGAAAGTGCATTTAAATGATTGTTACTGCTATGGTAAACCTATTTATGCACCAATTTCTGGCACTGTGGTTGAAGCCCTTGATGGATACCCTGAACGCGACCCGGTTCAACCCTTTCATGATATTTCAGTCGCATTTAAGAATGCATGGTTTTTCGATCCAAAAAAACAGAGCCTCCAGGAAGTTGCTGGTAATTTTGTTATCATTCAAGGAAATGAAGCCTGTGCAGTTCTTGCACACATGAAAAAAGATTCAATAAAAGTACAAAAAGGAGATGAAATTAAATCAGGAGATTTAGTTGGTAATGTTGGCCATTCTGGTAATTCAACAGCACCCCATCTTCATTTTCACCTCATGGATAGTCCTGATCCAACCATTGCTAAAGGTGTTCCGTGTTGTTTTAGTGAATATGAATTATATCATAAGGGCTACTGGGTAAATCGAGTGAATAGAATACCGAAAAATAAAGATAGGATTCGTTTTTAA
- the tsaA gene encoding tRNA (N6-threonylcarbamoyladenosine(37)-N6)-methyltransferase TrmO encodes MHVDKIIYIPIGTIHSPFKDLEGMPIQPIGAKDIKGEIHLKKEFKEGLKDLEGFSHIILIYHFHLSRGHQLHVKPFLDNVERGVFATRAPKRPNPIGMSVVRLENIEESKIYISNVDIVDGTPLLDIKPYIPNFDKCKGEEVCIGWFEDKHEDANHKRSDGRFID; translated from the coding sequence ATGCATGTCGATAAAATAATTTACATACCAATAGGAACCATACATTCGCCATTTAAAGACCTTGAAGGCATGCCCATACAACCCATCGGGGCAAAGGACATTAAAGGTGAAATACACTTAAAAAAAGAATTTAAGGAAGGACTTAAAGATTTAGAAGGATTTTCCCACATTATCCTGATTTATCATTTTCATCTCTCCAGAGGGCATCAGTTACATGTAAAACCATTTTTAGACAATGTTGAAAGGGGAGTATTTGCAACAAGAGCTCCAAAAAGGCCAAATCCAATAGGAATGTCGGTGGTACGCCTTGAAAATATTGAGGAGTCAAAAATATATATATCTAATGTGGATATTGTTGATGGTACCCCACTTTTAGATATAAAACCATACATACCTAATTTTGACAAATGTAAAGGTGAAGAAGTATGTATAGGCTGGTTTGAAGATAAACATGAAGATGCAAATCATAAAAGGTCTGATGGCCGGTTTATAGATTAA
- a CDS encoding DUF2097 family protein: protein MKKEETICLTCDEICDYIEKEVKPGDTVKLSLGRCYIPGKVVTNVRGVVQLEVEGETITGLTCIDVGKLRDSLVEVVHECNDKKCIIEAKD from the coding sequence TTGAAAAAAGAGGAAACTATTTGTTTAACCTGCGATGAAATCTGCGACTATATAGAAAAAGAAGTTAAGCCCGGAGATACTGTAAAATTATCTCTTGGAAGATGTTATATTCCTGGAAAAGTAGTTACAAATGTTCGAGGAGTCGTACAATTAGAAGTAGAAGGCGAAACTATAACTGGGTTAACATGCATAGATGTAGGAAAATTAAGGGACTCCCTGGTGGAAGTTGTGCATGAATGTAATGATAAAAAATGCATCATAGAAGCCAAAGATTAG
- a CDS encoding AIM24 family protein, producing MECPNCSENVAEEGNFCSECGTKIEQAPVEKLVEVIEENVEEEPYQTSKYSVQTFLDRTAEKNAGEEVFELENDYLLNVNLNGKVWAKLGSMVAYTGDVKFKKQSSLEGGIDKFLMKKVSGESSKLMSAKGQGHVYLADKGKRITILNLEGYRLYVNGNDILAFEEEIDWDIKMMSGAGAMSGGLFNIRLQGYGMIAITTHYIPITLAVTPDRPVYTDPNATVAWSDGLSIDYKTDINLGTLFGRGSGETFQMAFRGNGFVIVQPYEEIVGGYGQM from the coding sequence ATGGAATGTCCAAATTGCAGTGAAAATGTAGCTGAAGAGGGAAATTTTTGCTCTGAATGCGGTACAAAAATAGAACAGGCTCCTGTTGAGAAATTAGTAGAAGTTATTGAAGAAAATGTTGAAGAAGAACCTTATCAGACAAGCAAATACTCAGTTCAAACATTTTTAGATAGAACTGCTGAAAAAAATGCTGGTGAAGAGGTATTCGAGCTTGAAAATGATTATTTACTGAATGTTAATTTAAACGGTAAAGTATGGGCCAAACTGGGGTCCATGGTAGCTTATACAGGTGATGTGAAATTTAAAAAGCAGAGCTCTCTTGAAGGTGGTATTGACAAATTTTTAATGAAGAAGGTGAGTGGAGAAAGCAGTAAGCTCATGTCAGCAAAAGGACAGGGACACGTTTACCTGGCTGATAAAGGAAAGAGAATAACTATTCTAAACCTTGAAGGCTACAGACTATATGTCAACGGAAATGACATCCTTGCATTTGAAGAAGAAATCGACTGGGACATAAAAATGATGTCCGGTGCCGGAGCAATGTCTGGAGGGCTTTTCAACATAAGACTCCAGGGCTATGGAATGATTGCAATAACAACTCATTACATTCCAATAACACTTGCAGTAACCCCTGATAGGCCTGTTTATACTGATCCAAATGCTACTGTGGCCTGGTCCGACGGTTTATCCATTGACTACAAAACAGACATTAATTTAGGCACCTTATTTGGAAGAGGCAGTGGTGAAACCTTCCAGATGGCCTTTAGAGGCAATGGTTTTGTGATTGTCCAGCCTTACGAGGAAATTGTTGGTGGCTACGGTCAAATGTAA
- the fwdF gene encoding tungsten-dependent formylmethanofuran dehydrogenase subunit FwdF, with amino-acid sequence MVANEKSAEEKNVSIKREAAEKRELSFKDEACIGCGICEQICPMDAIELGPIGAIVRGKVDTPKITISEEDCVLCGMCSVGCPVEAIDFTIDGKPVKEIEDYPRLIKSITPEIENCIYCGACDIACPQDAIKVIRELPERAKLVTGEIEIDKDTCVSCGICEEMCPADAIHLAKQAPTSSSPEIASDIAVDKDACVYCGICKRVCPVDAIKVICKVCPYGEYEIEEAEIKGDLIINEDLCVNCGWCQEICPKDVIEVEKPFEGELIINQDACQGCETCIEVCPCNVLSFPKPSESGEIVERLHKDEKYCIYCGACQNVCPTSAIEVRRTGVNITPTKSKAWQKAVDSLKFSEGKSKATEGK; translated from the coding sequence ATGGTAGCAAATGAAAAATCTGCAGAAGAAAAGAACGTCTCAATTAAAAGGGAAGCTGCAGAAAAAAGGGAGCTTTCCTTTAAAGATGAGGCCTGTATTGGATGTGGAATATGTGAACAGATATGCCCCATGGATGCAATAGAACTTGGTCCAATTGGTGCAATCGTGAGAGGAAAAGTTGATACACCAAAAATCACTATAAGCGAAGAAGATTGTGTACTTTGCGGTATGTGTAGTGTAGGATGTCCTGTTGAAGCAATAGACTTTACAATAGATGGCAAGCCTGTTAAAGAAATAGAAGATTACCCAAGATTAATAAAATCCATCACCCCTGAGATTGAAAACTGTATCTACTGTGGTGCTTGCGATATAGCATGTCCACAGGATGCCATCAAAGTTATAAGAGAACTGCCAGAAAGAGCAAAACTTGTAACAGGTGAAATAGAAATAGACAAGGATACATGTGTTTCATGCGGAATATGTGAAGAAATGTGTCCTGCAGATGCAATACACCTGGCAAAACAGGCTCCAACATCTTCAAGTCCAGAAATAGCATCAGACATAGCGGTGGATAAGGATGCATGTGTTTACTGTGGTATCTGCAAGAGAGTGTGTCCTGTTGACGCTATAAAAGTTATATGTAAAGTCTGTCCTTACGGCGAATATGAAATTGAAGAGGCAGAAATTAAGGGCGACCTGATAATAAACGAAGATTTATGCGTAAACTGCGGGTGGTGCCAGGAAATATGTCCTAAAGATGTCATCGAAGTAGAAAAACCATTCGAAGGTGAATTGATCATAAATCAGGATGCCTGTCAGGGATGTGAAACATGCATCGAAGTATGTCCATGCAACGTATTATCATTCCCAAAACCTTCTGAATCAGGTGAAATTGTAGAAAGACTTCACAAAGATGAAAAATACTGCATATACTGTGGTGCCTGCCAGAACGTGTGTCCTACCTCTGCTATTGAAGTAAGAAGAACTGGTGTGAACATTACGCCGACCAAATCAAAAGCATGGCAAAAAGCAGTTGATTCTCTTAAATTTTCAGAAGGAAAATCAAAAGCTACGGAGGGTAAATAG
- a CDS encoding DUF128 domain-containing protein encodes MHDETDRKMIEILRILADQNKVLGAKTIAEELKRKGYNLGERAVRYHMRILDEKGFTERIGYAGREITEKGLKELEKGLIYDQVDFAFSKFEGMIYQTSLDPGSGKGAVVVNTSSFIDGENVVAVIKEVFEKNIAVSPYIKLSEIEPENESAFPQKEIRLDTICGTTIDGILLNEGIPVIPQYGGLVKVEDYVPIRFTELIAYKKTSMTPLEAFTAKEMTSVLNAARYGNGMIPANFRIIPAAARENALKLFRQLEKIGVSGLLKIGENGEPVLGVPVDDGMVGIAITGGIAPLCAAKEAGYEVNIKLAETIMEFKDMNKLTSTKPVLKTTGPETGEKVKFLLSKAWNLIYNVDLDLKSQKGNVIVNVSYVNNDDLDDALEIVGNIFRSRPEYCTSKFYMILPHSNGKQTGIATVCSFTVDGILTKNDILTTPQYGGILEIEEKTARFVELTAYSGSSLDPHEIYISKNMTSVLDTLNGTGRILASLREIPYLARPDAVEIIEKIRESGFSVLKVGEPSELIYNAKIERYHVGIVTPGGLNPIAAVMEEGIPVDVKAVERLMKLEDMEEF; translated from the coding sequence ATGCATGATGAAACCGATCGTAAAATGATAGAAATCCTGAGGATACTTGCAGACCAGAATAAAGTGCTTGGTGCAAAAACCATCGCTGAAGAGCTTAAAAGAAAAGGTTACAACCTTGGGGAGCGAGCAGTGCGATATCACATGCGCATATTGGATGAAAAAGGATTCACAGAACGCATTGGATATGCTGGTAGAGAGATCACAGAAAAAGGATTAAAAGAGCTTGAAAAAGGCCTTATTTATGATCAGGTTGATTTTGCTTTCTCTAAATTTGAAGGTATGATTTATCAAACTTCTCTGGATCCAGGAAGCGGTAAAGGTGCTGTTGTTGTAAATACCTCCAGTTTCATTGACGGTGAAAATGTTGTTGCGGTGATTAAAGAAGTATTCGAGAAAAACATTGCAGTAAGTCCCTATATTAAACTCTCTGAAATAGAACCAGAGAATGAAAGTGCATTCCCCCAAAAAGAAATTAGATTAGACACTATTTGCGGCACTACAATAGATGGAATACTTTTAAACGAAGGAATACCTGTAATCCCTCAATATGGGGGTCTTGTTAAAGTTGAAGACTATGTTCCTATTAGATTTACCGAACTTATAGCCTATAAAAAAACTTCCATGACTCCTCTTGAGGCTTTCACTGCCAAAGAAATGACTTCAGTCCTGAATGCGGCCAGATATGGGAATGGAATGATCCCTGCAAATTTCAGGATAATTCCAGCTGCAGCAAGGGAAAATGCACTTAAATTATTCAGACAGCTTGAAAAAATAGGTGTTTCCGGGCTTTTAAAAATCGGTGAAAACGGAGAACCTGTTTTAGGTGTTCCTGTAGATGACGGCATGGTAGGTATTGCCATAACTGGAGGAATAGCTCCACTTTGTGCTGCAAAAGAAGCAGGGTATGAGGTTAATATTAAATTAGCAGAAACCATAATGGAGTTTAAAGATATGAATAAGTTAACTTCTACAAAGCCTGTATTAAAAACTACAGGCCCTGAAACAGGCGAAAAAGTGAAATTTCTGCTTTCAAAGGCATGGAACCTTATATATAATGTTGATTTAGACCTGAAATCCCAGAAAGGAAACGTTATTGTCAATGTTTCCTATGTAAACAATGATGACCTTGACGATGCGCTCGAAATCGTGGGTAATATTTTCCGCTCCAGACCAGAGTACTGTACAAGCAAGTTTTACATGATATTACCCCATTCCAATGGAAAACAGACAGGAATCGCAACCGTATGCAGTTTCACCGTGGACGGAATATTAACCAAGAATGATATACTAACAACCCCTCAATATGGAGGAATTCTTGAAATAGAAGAAAAAACAGCCCGCTTTGTAGAGTTAACTGCTTACAGTGGATCATCTCTTGATCCTCATGAGATTTACATTTCAAAAAATATGACATCGGTTTTAGATACGTTGAATGGGACTGGAAGAATTCTTGCAAGCTTAAGGGAAATTCCATATCTTGCACGTCCTGATGCAGTAGAAATCATAGAAAAAATTCGAGAATCAGGATTTTCTGTATTAAAAGTTGGAGAACCAAGCGAATTAATTTATAATGCCAAAATAGAAAGATATCACGTGGGAATTGTAACTCCGGGTGGTTTAAACCCGATAGCAGCAGTTATGGAAGAGGGAATTCCTGTAGATGTTAAAGCAGTTGAAAGATTAATGAAACTGGAAGATATGGAAGAATTTTAG
- a CDS encoding 4Fe-4S binding protein, whose amino-acid sequence MPKHIVSGLNYLATIKLRKEGYLQKEISEILGMDRSTVSHYINGRNISWNSIEIAEAITNLCPKDFLKMTNMLTKDCEQTRVLIKILMERKFNPIVKDECIGCGLCVDTCLMKAVKLNNLKAQIDPDWCCGCRMCESSCPAASIKILEVKNGSK is encoded by the coding sequence ATGCCTAAACATATCGTCTCAGGATTAAATTATCTGGCCACAATCAAACTAAGAAAAGAAGGTTATCTCCAAAAGGAGATATCAGAAATTCTTGGAATGGATAGATCAACAGTTTCTCATTATATTAATGGTAGAAACATTTCCTGGAACTCTATTGAAATCGCAGAAGCCATAACCAACCTGTGTCCAAAAGATTTTTTGAAAATGACTAATATGCTAACAAAAGACTGTGAACAAACCAGAGTACTCATAAAAATACTTATGGAACGTAAATTTAACCCAATAGTCAAAGATGAATGTATAGGCTGTGGACTTTGTGTAGATACATGCTTAATGAAAGCTGTAAAGCTGAACAACCTTAAAGCACAGATAGATCCAGACTGGTGTTGTGGATGTCGTATGTGTGAATCAAGTTGTCCAGCTGCCTCAATTAAAATTTTGGAGGTAAAAAATGGTAGCAAATGA
- the fwdD gene encoding tungsten-dependent formylmethanofuran dehydrogenase subunit FwdD — translation MKVILNTGRTVWQGEAIESGKDLQMYIDTAAICHMNRDQMNTLGVKNGDTIKITSKYGEVVVYAVETAETLPEGMVYMPMGPWCNHVISPLLDSMAMPDFKDTEVEVMPTDEKVLDMPSLMKKYGKVGLY, via the coding sequence ATGAAAGTCATACTAAATACTGGAAGAACAGTCTGGCAAGGTGAAGCCATAGAATCAGGTAAAGACCTTCAAATGTACATTGATACTGCTGCAATATGTCATATGAACAGGGACCAGATGAACACTTTAGGTGTAAAAAATGGTGACACTATTAAAATTACATCGAAGTATGGTGAAGTTGTTGTATATGCTGTAGAGACAGCTGAAACCCTTCCAGAAGGAATGGTTTATATGCCAATGGGACCATGGTGTAATCATGTTATAAGTCCTTTATTAGACTCTATGGCAATGCCAGATTTCAAAGATACAGAAGTAGAAGTTATGCCTACTGATGAAAAAGTACTGGACATGCCTTCGTTAATGAAAAAATATGGAAAAGTAGGATTATACTAA
- the glnA gene encoding type I glutamate--ammonia ligase, with protein MSDKIGQIIENIEKSGTKFVRLQFVDIHGAPKNMAIPLVKPGQIEDIIKDGLLFDGSSVEGFVDINESDLILKPDPDTFSALPWRPEEQGVCRFICDIYWPEGKPFEGDPRYVLKKALEKAEKSGYEYNVGPEPEFFVLDQDEEGNVIPNDYGAYFDVEPVDQGTDIRRQLVMDLEALNFDIEVSHHEVAPGQHEIDFKFDKALKTADAVITFKQAIKAIVDTMGYMVTFMPKPFFGENGSGMHCHQSLFKDGENLFYDPDTPTQLSKEAMYFMGGLLKHSPALTAICAPTINSYKRLVPGYEAPVYVAYGLKNRSTLVRIPASRGKGTRIELRMPDPSCNPYLAFATMLEAGLDGIKNKIDPGEPTEIDVFEKSIEELKELGIGVLPSSLWEAYHALEKDEVVKSTLGDHIYTKFMDIKKKEWDDYRIQVFDYELDKYLYI; from the coding sequence ATGTCAGACAAAATAGGACAGATTATAGAAAATATTGAAAAGAGTGGCACAAAGTTTGTAAGGCTACAGTTTGTAGACATACACGGAGCTCCAAAAAACATGGCAATTCCACTGGTTAAACCAGGCCAAATTGAAGATATAATAAAAGACGGTCTTTTATTCGATGGTTCATCTGTTGAAGGTTTCGTTGACATTAACGAAAGTGACCTGATCCTAAAACCTGATCCAGATACATTCTCTGCTTTACCATGGAGACCAGAAGAACAGGGTGTCTGCAGGTTCATCTGTGACATTTACTGGCCAGAAGGAAAACCTTTTGAAGGAGATCCAAGATACGTACTTAAAAAAGCATTAGAAAAGGCTGAAAAATCTGGATATGAATACAACGTAGGTCCAGAACCTGAGTTTTTCGTACTGGACCAGGACGAGGAAGGAAACGTTATTCCTAACGATTACGGAGCATATTTTGATGTAGAACCTGTAGATCAGGGTACTGACATTCGAAGACAGCTTGTTATGGACCTTGAAGCTTTAAACTTTGATATAGAAGTCAGTCACCACGAAGTAGCCCCAGGTCAGCATGAAATTGACTTTAAGTTTGATAAAGCATTGAAAACTGCTGATGCAGTAATTACATTTAAACAGGCTATAAAAGCTATCGTAGATACCATGGGATACATGGTAACATTTATGCCCAAACCATTCTTTGGAGAAAACGGAAGCGGTATGCACTGCCACCAGTCATTATTTAAAGATGGTGAAAACCTGTTTTACGACCCTGATACTCCAACACAACTTTCAAAAGAAGCAATGTACTTCATGGGCGGCCTCTTAAAACACTCCCCTGCTCTAACAGCAATTTGTGCCCCCACCATAAACTCTTACAAGCGTTTAGTACCTGGATACGAAGCACCGGTGTACGTTGCATACGGCCTTAAAAACAGATCCACACTGGTTAGAATCCCTGCATCCCGTGGAAAAGGTACCCGTATTGAGTTAAGAATGCCTGATCCCTCATGTAACCCCTACCTTGCATTTGCCACCATGTTAGAAGCAGGTTTAGACGGTATAAAAAATAAAATTGACCCTGGAGAACCAACCGAAATTGACGTGTTTGAAAAGAGCATTGAAGAACTAAAAGAATTAGGTATAGGTGTTTTACCTTCCAGCCTATGGGAAGCATATCATGCACTTGAAAAAGACGAAGTAGTTAAATCTACATTAGGGGACCACATATACACTAAGTTTATGGATATTAAGAAGAAAGAATGGGATGATTACAGAATACAGGTATTCGACTACGAATTAGACAAATACCTTTACATTTAA
- a CDS encoding HesA/MoeB/ThiF family protein, with the protein MSRRYEGMAYWEIVSRQMGIVTKSVQERFRDAKITVIGCGGIGGATTEMLVRMGVGDLTIIDKDTFDVSNINRQLMSSFYSVGKSKVNTTYEILKSINPFVNITSFEEELNEDNVQKIVEGSDIIVDALDNLVTRIILSRYAYESGIPFVHGAIHGTMGQVSIFTEDTPTYEELFKLPSLGKDLSEEVIAEVKKMSAEVPPVIAPVPNIVGCLQAFEAFKLITLQGDSIMAPDVLMFDLLNKEPFSIVKF; encoded by the coding sequence ATGTCAAGAAGATACGAGGGAATGGCTTACTGGGAAATTGTAAGTAGACAGATGGGAATTGTAACGAAATCTGTACAGGAAAGATTTAGAGATGCTAAAATCACCGTTATCGGTTGCGGTGGAATCGGCGGCGCCACTACAGAAATGCTTGTCAGGATGGGTGTTGGAGATCTCACCATAATTGATAAAGACACCTTCGATGTTTCTAATATCAACCGCCAGCTTATGAGCAGCTTTTACAGTGTTGGAAAGTCCAAAGTAAATACAACATACGAAATTTTAAAGTCAATAAATCCATTTGTAAACATTACCTCCTTTGAAGAGGAATTAAATGAAGATAATGTTCAAAAGATCGTTGAAGGAAGCGACATTATTGTAGATGCGCTTGATAATCTGGTAACAAGAATTATTCTAAGCAGATATGCATATGAATCAGGTATCCCATTTGTTCATGGTGCAATACATGGGACAATGGGGCAGGTAAGTATTTTTACAGAAGATACACCCACTTATGAAGAACTGTTTAAATTACCCTCTCTTGGAAAAGATTTAAGTGAAGAAGTGATTGCTGAGGTTAAGAAAATGAGTGCCGAAGTCCCCCCTGTAATTGCTCCTGTTCCAAATATTGTGGGCTGTTTACAGGCATTTGAAGCTTTTAAGTTAATTACACTTCAAGGAGATTCCATAATGGCTCCTGATGTACTGATGTTCGATTTACTCAATAAGGAGCCGTTTTCAATTGTGAAATTTTAA
- a CDS encoding 4Fe-4S binding protein, which produces MAYKLVVYKELCHGCGNCVVACPVNASKSTEIAGGKGPQEDVGQILIVEDGTIELKDLSECNNCATCVKACPVNAIALEEV; this is translated from the coding sequence ATGGCTTACAAATTAGTAGTGTATAAGGAACTCTGTCATGGATGCGGTAACTGTGTTGTAGCATGTCCAGTAAACGCTTCCAAAAGTACAGAAATTGCAGGCGGAAAAGGTCCGCAAGAGGACGTTGGACAAATTTTAATAGTAGAAGACGGAACTATAGAACTTAAAGATCTTAGCGAGTGTAATAACTGTGCAACATGTGTTAAAGCATGCCCTGTTAATGCCATAGCACTGGAGGAAGTATAA
- a CDS encoding NAD(P)/FAD-dependent oxidoreductase, which translates to MKEIKEKISEKGATIQKDMETYAIIPYISGGIVDSAMLRKIADVADRYDVKTIKTTSEGRISLYGIREDDLDDIWKDLGMKPGGHIGNCVRPVKSCIGNIHCKQGLQNSVEMGIKIDKLFCGTKTPNKVKIAVSGCPNSCGESAVRDIGLIGMGKGWKLLVGGTCGIKPLIGKVLAKNLSDDEVIDMIGKIISYYTNQGIEKRMGAVIERIGFEKFSQDVLFQKIKISQLKTAPY; encoded by the coding sequence TTGAAAGAAATTAAAGAGAAAATATCAGAAAAAGGAGCTACTATTCAAAAAGATATGGAAACATATGCCATAATTCCCTATATTTCAGGAGGAATAGTTGATTCTGCTATGCTGCGAAAAATAGCAGATGTGGCAGACAGGTATGATGTTAAAACAATTAAAACAACATCGGAAGGAAGGATATCTCTTTATGGCATTAGAGAAGACGATTTAGATGATATATGGAAAGATTTGGGGATGAAACCTGGGGGGCATATTGGTAATTGTGTGAGACCTGTTAAATCTTGTATAGGTAATATACACTGTAAGCAAGGACTGCAGAACAGTGTGGAAATGGGCATTAAGATTGATAAACTTTTTTGTGGAACTAAAACCCCAAATAAGGTAAAAATTGCTGTTTCAGGCTGTCCAAATTCATGTGGTGAATCTGCTGTCCGTGATATAGGACTGATTGGAATGGGTAAAGGTTGGAAGTTATTGGTGGGAGGAACATGTGGAATTAAACCATTGATTGGCAAAGTATTAGCTAAAAATCTTTCAGATGATGAAGTAATTGACATGATAGGTAAAATAATAAGTTATTATACCAATCAAGGCATTGAAAAACGTATGGGTGCAGTTATAGAGAGAATTGGGTTTGAAAAATTCTCTCAGGATGTTTTATTTCAAAAAATTAAAATTTCACAATTGAAAACGGCTCCTTATTGA